In Myxococcales bacterium, a single window of DNA contains:
- a CDS encoding alginate export family protein has product MIRLKASVVAALSVSLVACFVAGAASAQTTPRAPTSIALGDASLTPVLELRLRAEARHDPPDMGGHDRATGLGSRVRVAVAGLERARLGAQVDVAAVRARVVVEDARLWGTAASEGALGPYETWLEVHSSGAKPTLLRVGRQPVVWGEGLLLGAADFGVRGRALDAVRGILPVGPLELEALASLLAAPRPSTPTFGPSGGVWSSGAQLYGLRVAWPVAPLLALELGGLTRISRTGEVGSPFETARGLGETTTVSLRAKGTESGFAYGAEGAFQFGQADRIGGSRRAWAAFAHVSKAFDALRLAPAFRLGASYASGDDGSGATYGQFDPLLPDVHVHFGAMNAFAWSNTMQAHARAKVEPFAEAELLLEYRYARLAEANGEWLSGNLASVGRDPLAASAELGHEVDVLFNYAPWPAFDVGAGYALALWGDGARAILQGAGRGSFDAFGGAYVPSDTSHYGFLQARLRLP; this is encoded by the coding sequence GTGATTCGACTCAAGGCATCGGTCGTGGCGGCGCTGTCGGTCTCGCTCGTCGCCTGCTTCGTAGCGGGAGCGGCCAGCGCGCAGACGACGCCTCGCGCCCCGACGTCGATTGCCTTGGGCGACGCCTCGCTCACGCCGGTGCTGGAGCTGCGCCTTCGCGCCGAGGCGCGTCACGATCCGCCCGACATGGGCGGTCACGATCGGGCGACAGGCCTCGGCTCGCGGGTGCGTGTCGCCGTCGCCGGGCTCGAACGCGCGCGGCTTGGTGCGCAGGTCGACGTTGCGGCGGTGCGCGCGCGCGTGGTCGTCGAAGACGCGCGCCTGTGGGGTACGGCCGCGAGCGAAGGCGCGCTGGGGCCCTATGAGACGTGGCTCGAGGTGCATTCGAGCGGGGCGAAACCGACGCTCCTCCGGGTGGGTCGTCAGCCGGTGGTCTGGGGCGAGGGACTGCTCCTCGGCGCCGCTGACTTCGGCGTGCGCGGGCGCGCGCTCGACGCCGTTCGAGGGATTCTCCCGGTCGGGCCCCTCGAGCTCGAGGCTTTGGCGTCGCTCTTGGCCGCACCGCGACCCTCGACGCCGACGTTTGGCCCGAGCGGCGGCGTCTGGAGCTCGGGCGCACAGCTCTACGGTCTCCGCGTCGCTTGGCCCGTAGCGCCTCTCTTGGCGCTCGAGCTTGGAGGCCTCACGCGCATCTCGCGGACCGGTGAAGTGGGGAGCCCCTTCGAGACGGCGCGCGGCCTCGGCGAGACGACCACGGTGTCGCTCCGCGCCAAAGGCACGGAGAGCGGCTTCGCCTACGGCGCCGAGGGGGCGTTTCAGTTCGGGCAGGCCGATCGCATCGGTGGCTCGCGCCGCGCTTGGGCGGCCTTCGCGCACGTGTCGAAGGCCTTCGACGCGCTACGTCTCGCGCCGGCCTTTCGGCTCGGCGCGTCGTACGCCAGCGGTGACGATGGCTCTGGCGCGACCTACGGGCAATTCGATCCGCTCTTGCCGGACGTCCACGTCCACTTCGGCGCGATGAACGCCTTCGCGTGGTCGAACACGATGCAGGCGCACGCCCGCGCCAAGGTCGAGCCCTTCGCCGAGGCGGAGCTTTTGCTCGAATACCGCTACGCGCGCCTCGCTGAGGCGAACGGCGAATGGCTGAGCGGCAACCTCGCATCGGTCGGGCGCGATCCGCTGGCCGCCAGCGCCGAGCTCGGTCACGAGGTCGACGTGTTGTTCAATTACGCGCCGTGGCCGGCCTTCGATGTCGGCGCTGGTTACGCGTTGGCGCTCTGGGGCGACGGCGCGCGGGCCATCCTCCAAGGTGCCGGCCGCGGAAGCTTCGACGCCTTCGGTGGCGCGTACGTGCCTTCCGACACGTCACACTACGGCTTTTTGCAGGCGCGGCTGCGGTTGCCGTAG
- a CDS encoding HD domain-containing protein, whose protein sequence is MTLTDTDVALGAIPPDVRSLCARLAEKGKRGWVVGGCVRDLLLGRQVADWDVATDARPEEVMKIFPKTIPTGIAHGTVTVLLHHTPYEVTTLRGETSYSDGRRPDAVHFVDEIAADLARRDFTVNAIAIDPTSGHVIDPHGGRADLARRLLRAVGNPMERFAEDGLRVLRAARFVATLELELDEATKRAIEPTLGTYRKVSAERVRDEWVKAMKAKRPSRAFEVMRETGILGVSCPELLESYGVEQNRYHAFDVWGHAMACLDACEGDPVLRIAALLHDVGKPRSRAFSDKTNDYTFYDHDRIGAEIAEPIVKRLRFSNDEQTRIVSLVRHHLFHYDKWTDAAVRRWIRRVGPDRLEDLYAINRADVLGKGTPATEADLVALSGLREHVARLLAEGAALSAKDLKISGHDLIKELGLAPGRVVGELLAALLEEVLGDPTLNEREKLLARAAELLKARNDGTS, encoded by the coding sequence GTGACGCTCACCGACACAGACGTCGCCCTCGGCGCGATCCCCCCTGACGTTCGTTCCCTCTGCGCGCGCCTCGCCGAGAAGGGCAAGCGCGGCTGGGTCGTTGGCGGATGCGTTCGCGACTTGCTCTTGGGGCGGCAGGTGGCCGACTGGGACGTCGCCACCGACGCGCGCCCCGAGGAGGTCATGAAGATCTTCCCGAAGACGATCCCCACAGGGATCGCCCACGGGACCGTCACCGTGCTCCTCCATCACACGCCCTACGAGGTGACGACGCTGCGCGGCGAGACGAGCTACAGCGACGGTCGCCGGCCCGATGCGGTGCACTTCGTCGATGAGATCGCCGCCGACCTCGCGCGCCGCGACTTCACCGTCAACGCCATCGCCATCGACCCGACGTCGGGGCACGTCATCGACCCCCACGGCGGTCGCGCGGATCTGGCGCGGCGTCTCTTGCGCGCCGTCGGCAACCCGATGGAGCGATTCGCGGAGGACGGTCTGCGCGTCCTTCGCGCCGCGCGCTTCGTGGCCACCCTCGAACTGGAGCTCGACGAAGCGACCAAGCGCGCCATCGAGCCGACCCTCGGCACGTACCGAAAGGTCAGCGCCGAGCGCGTGCGCGACGAGTGGGTCAAGGCCATGAAGGCCAAGCGCCCTTCGCGGGCCTTCGAGGTGATGCGCGAGACGGGCATCTTGGGCGTCAGCTGCCCGGAGTTGCTCGAGAGCTACGGCGTGGAGCAAAATCGCTACCACGCCTTCGACGTCTGGGGCCACGCGATGGCGTGCCTCGACGCGTGCGAGGGCGACCCCGTCTTGCGCATCGCGGCGCTGCTTCACGACGTGGGCAAGCCGCGTTCACGGGCCTTCAGCGACAAGACCAACGACTACACGTTCTACGACCACGACCGCATCGGCGCGGAAATCGCCGAGCCCATCGTTAAGCGACTGCGCTTCTCGAACGACGAGCAGACGCGCATCGTCTCGCTCGTGCGTCACCACCTCTTCCACTACGACAAGTGGACCGACGCGGCGGTACGCCGGTGGATTCGTCGCGTGGGGCCCGACCGGCTCGAGGATCTCTACGCCATCAACCGCGCCGACGTCCTCGGTAAGGGAACGCCGGCGACGGAGGCCGATCTCGTCGCACTGTCGGGCCTTCGCGAGCACGTGGCGCGTCTGCTCGCCGAGGGCGCGGCCCTCAGCGCGAAGGACCTCAAGATCAGCGGGCACGACCTCATCAAGGAGCTCGGCCTCGCGCCGGGGCGTGTTGTTGGGGAGCTCTTGGCGGCGCTCCTCGAGGAGGTCCTCGGCGACCCCACGCTCAACGAGCGCGAGAAGCTTCTGGCGCGCGCCGCCGAGCTCTTGAAGGCGCGCAACGACGGCACGTCGTAG
- a CDS encoding acyl-CoA dehydrogenase family protein yields MIDLSEEDKLVRGAVRSWCTELLDPAVDELERGVALPYPLMRDFAETFALGELLTAKKRDAGGALGEGGGGGGEADRPRMSSKKARMLALVMLELSRSCPGFALAFGATVGLFGAAVLASGTPEQRERWALPVLRFEKVGAWALTEPGAGSDAFGAMATRAERLGSNFRIHGEKTFITNAPFADVFVVYAKDEGRVRAFLVSRNDAGVTTGPAMRKMGMHASPTGSLFLDGVVVPSDRLLGGEAAATSRSEAKSSLTAERFAMVPMALGIIERCLDESVRYAKERTQFGKAIAEFQLIQEKLARMHVAKTNLWALLLRQLEADASKTPLPPVDASAAKLYAARAATECALEAVQIMGGAGYMAGSVVEMMARDAKLLQIGGGTDEVQIGHIARALLA; encoded by the coding sequence ATGATCGACCTCTCCGAGGAGGACAAGCTGGTCCGCGGCGCCGTCCGCTCCTGGTGCACCGAGCTGCTCGACCCGGCGGTCGACGAGCTCGAACGTGGCGTCGCCCTCCCCTACCCGCTCATGCGCGATTTCGCCGAGACGTTCGCCCTCGGCGAGTTGCTCACGGCGAAGAAGCGTGACGCGGGCGGCGCGCTTGGCGAGGGCGGCGGCGGCGGCGGCGAGGCTGACCGTCCTCGCATGTCCAGCAAGAAGGCCAGGATGCTGGCGCTCGTGATGCTCGAGCTCTCGCGCTCCTGCCCCGGCTTTGCGCTCGCGTTCGGCGCCACCGTCGGCCTCTTTGGCGCGGCCGTCCTTGCGTCAGGAACACCCGAGCAACGCGAACGCTGGGCGCTCCCCGTCTTGCGCTTCGAGAAAGTCGGCGCGTGGGCCCTCACTGAGCCAGGCGCCGGGAGCGACGCCTTCGGGGCCATGGCCACGCGCGCGGAGCGCCTCGGGAGCAACTTCCGAATCCATGGCGAGAAGACCTTCATCACCAACGCCCCCTTCGCCGACGTGTTCGTGGTTTACGCCAAAGACGAGGGGCGCGTCCGCGCCTTCCTTGTGAGCCGAAACGACGCCGGCGTCACGACGGGGCCTGCGATGCGCAAGATGGGCATGCACGCCTCGCCGACGGGGTCACTGTTCCTGGACGGCGTCGTTGTGCCGAGCGATCGGCTCCTCGGAGGTGAGGCCGCTGCCACATCGAGGAGCGAGGCGAAGAGCTCGCTGACGGCGGAGCGATTTGCAATGGTGCCCATGGCGCTCGGCATCATCGAGCGTTGCCTCGACGAGAGCGTGCGCTACGCGAAGGAGCGAACCCAGTTTGGCAAGGCCATCGCCGAGTTCCAGCTCATCCAAGAGAAGCTCGCGCGGATGCACGTGGCCAAGACCAACCTGTGGGCGCTCCTCTTGCGGCAGCTCGAGGCGGACGCGAGCAAGACGCCCTTGCCGCCGGTCGACGCGAGCGCGGCCAAGCTCTACGCGGCGCGCGCCGCCACCGAATGCGCCCTCGAAGCGGTGCAGATCATGGGAGGCGCTGGGTACATGGCAGGCAGCGTCGTCGAGATGATGGCGCGCGACGCGAAGCTCTTGCAAATCGGCGGAGGCACCGACGAAGTGCAAATCGGCCACATCGCGCGGGCGCTGCTCGCATGA
- a CDS encoding 2-hydroxyglutaryl-CoA dehydratase produces the protein MNTNDTTTKTNLRKLPVMGSGASAPSASVEDALSAFEAEERARLGLDQKTEQWIEEMANRTFTKSEKAHITMLVCGLTIAHDYFVEGALRGVGYNVQMMDPPDNAALQFGKEFGNRGQCNPTYFTVGNLVKFLCHLRDEKGMTAEEVIAKYVFLTAGACGPCRFGMYVTEYRKALRDAGFDGFRVVLFQQKGGLEQATGEASGLELNATFFTAIVKALVAGDVINAIGYRIRPYEVNAGDTDKALEQAKSIIYKALYERTNVLRALWKAKPLFDAVPVNRLQAKPKISIIGEFWAMTTEGDGNYQLQRFLEGEGAEDDIQLVTAWILYTVWEVRRDTWVRKDLKAQDGGKYGLKGQGTFGPLKLWAMMVAADKAVRVLFHTFAISGGLYGYKLSDMDALAEVSDKYYSNDLRGGEGHMEVGKLIQNVVHQKAHMTLSVKPFGCMPSAGVSDGVQTAIAEKFPGTIFCPVETSGDGRVNFYSRVQMFLFKAKQSAAAELEKAFEENGVTREQVEAFLKANRRYASPLHKPPHRYAGSAADLVAEVAPLITKTRTERMKDRVVAIATAAKVSPHMVVKFVSSAVAAAPGLAARAKEDIAALREERAAKKQAAKSAPQEAVAAE, from the coding sequence ATGAACACGAACGACACGACGACGAAGACGAATCTCCGCAAGCTGCCGGTTATGGGGAGCGGCGCGTCGGCGCCGAGCGCCAGCGTCGAAGATGCCCTTTCGGCCTTCGAGGCGGAAGAGCGCGCGCGCCTCGGGCTCGATCAGAAGACCGAGCAATGGATCGAGGAGATGGCCAACCGCACCTTCACGAAGAGCGAGAAGGCGCACATCACGATGCTCGTCTGCGGTCTCACCATCGCGCACGACTACTTCGTCGAAGGCGCGCTCCGCGGCGTTGGCTACAACGTGCAGATGATGGACCCGCCCGACAACGCGGCGCTCCAGTTCGGCAAAGAGTTCGGCAACCGCGGCCAGTGCAACCCGACGTACTTCACCGTCGGCAACCTGGTGAAGTTCCTCTGCCACCTTCGCGACGAGAAGGGCATGACGGCGGAGGAGGTCATCGCCAAGTACGTCTTCCTGACGGCCGGCGCCTGCGGGCCGTGCCGCTTCGGTATGTACGTGACCGAATACCGAAAGGCGCTCCGCGACGCCGGCTTCGACGGCTTCCGGGTCGTCTTGTTCCAACAGAAGGGCGGCCTCGAGCAAGCGACCGGCGAGGCGTCGGGCCTTGAGCTCAACGCGACCTTCTTCACGGCCATCGTGAAGGCGCTCGTGGCTGGCGACGTCATCAACGCCATCGGCTACCGCATTCGCCCCTACGAGGTGAACGCGGGCGACACCGACAAGGCCCTCGAGCAGGCGAAGTCGATCATCTACAAGGCGCTCTACGAGCGGACCAACGTGCTCCGCGCCCTCTGGAAGGCGAAGCCGCTCTTCGACGCCGTCCCCGTCAACCGCCTGCAAGCGAAGCCGAAGATCAGCATCATTGGTGAGTTCTGGGCCATGACAACGGAGGGCGACGGCAACTACCAGCTGCAGCGCTTCCTCGAGGGCGAAGGCGCTGAGGACGACATCCAGCTCGTGACCGCGTGGATCCTCTACACGGTCTGGGAAGTCCGCCGCGACACGTGGGTCCGCAAGGATCTGAAGGCTCAGGACGGCGGCAAGTACGGCCTGAAGGGGCAGGGCACGTTTGGACCGCTCAAGCTGTGGGCCATGATGGTCGCCGCCGACAAGGCCGTCCGCGTGCTCTTCCACACCTTCGCGATCTCGGGAGGCCTCTACGGCTACAAGCTCTCCGACATGGACGCGCTCGCCGAGGTCTCGGACAAGTACTACTCGAACGATCTCCGCGGCGGCGAAGGCCACATGGAGGTCGGCAAGCTGATCCAAAACGTCGTGCACCAGAAGGCGCACATGACGTTGAGCGTGAAGCCGTTCGGCTGCATGCCGAGCGCCGGCGTGTCCGACGGCGTGCAGACGGCCATCGCGGAGAAGTTCCCCGGCACCATCTTCTGCCCCGTCGAGACCAGCGGCGACGGCCGCGTGAACTTCTACTCGCGCGTGCAGATGTTCCTCTTCAAGGCGAAGCAGTCGGCGGCCGCCGAGCTCGAGAAGGCCTTCGAAGAGAACGGCGTGACGCGCGAGCAGGTGGAAGCGTTCTTGAAGGCGAACCGCCGCTACGCGAGCCCGCTGCACAAGCCGCCGCACCGTTACGCGGGCTCCGCCGCCGACCTCGTCGCCGAGGTCGCGCCGCTCATCACCAAGACGCGCACCGAGCGCATGAAGGATCGCGTGGTCGCCATCGCCACGGCGGCGAAGGTCTCGCCGCACATGGTCGTTAAGTTCGTGTCGTCGGCCGTCGCCGCGGCGCCGGGCCTCGCGGCGCGGGCCAAGGAGGACATCGCCGCGCTGCGCGAGGAGCGCGCGGCGAAGAAGCAGGCGGCCAAGAGCGCGCCGCAAGAGGCCGTCGCCGCCGAGTAG
- a CDS encoding alpha/beta hydrolase: protein MGTLERRTWKRTGPSGPQLSYAVSRAAAPKAAVGIVHGYAEYGERYAPTMALWAERGLTSVCFDLRGHGRSEGTRGHVLSFQEYLDDFRELDAMLDAEAKGLPRLLFAHSFGAVVSLKGLLAGIGSWKALALSEPYLGLALEVPGIKKFAGEVASKLFPSLGLPSGLTGAQMTTSSVAAQAHDTDPLIFGEARARWFTETLAAQAEIEARAREITLPLLLLFATDDPVAKRETARRFFDGCGSSDKTWESLEGLRHEPLNEPEHGPRIAARIADFLLAHG from the coding sequence GTGGGCACACTCGAGCGCAGAACTTGGAAACGAACCGGTCCCTCGGGGCCCCAGCTGAGCTACGCCGTCTCACGGGCCGCCGCGCCGAAGGCCGCCGTCGGCATCGTGCACGGCTACGCCGAATACGGCGAGCGTTACGCGCCGACGATGGCCCTGTGGGCGGAGCGCGGCCTCACGAGCGTCTGCTTTGATCTGCGCGGCCATGGGCGCTCCGAGGGAACGCGGGGTCATGTGCTCTCGTTTCAGGAGTACCTCGACGACTTTCGCGAGCTGGACGCGATGCTCGACGCGGAGGCCAAGGGGCTGCCCCGGCTCCTCTTTGCCCACAGCTTTGGCGCCGTCGTGTCGCTGAAGGGGCTGCTCGCGGGCATCGGTTCGTGGAAGGCGCTGGCGCTCTCGGAGCCTTACCTCGGCCTCGCCTTGGAGGTGCCGGGCATCAAGAAGTTTGCCGGCGAGGTCGCCTCCAAGCTCTTCCCGTCACTCGGTCTGCCGTCCGGTCTCACGGGCGCGCAAATGACGACGAGCAGCGTCGCGGCGCAGGCCCACGACACCGATCCGCTCATCTTCGGCGAGGCGCGAGCGCGGTGGTTCACCGAGACGTTGGCGGCCCAAGCGGAGATTGAGGCGCGGGCCCGTGAGATCACGTTGCCGCTGCTTCTGCTGTTTGCCACCGACGATCCCGTCGCCAAGCGGGAGACGGCGCGCCGCTTCTTCGACGGGTGCGGCTCGTCCGACAAGACCTGGGAGTCGCTCGAGGGGCTGCGCCACGAGCCGCTCAACGAACCCGAGCACGGCCCGCGCATCGCCGCGCGCATCGCGGACTTCCTGTTGGCTCACGGTTGA
- a CDS encoding DUF882 domain-containing protein, whose protein sequence is MTAKPNPSTRLREAGRPFSHVAEAAAAKALLALAVAALSTFVVSPLGADAAIPRGEGRAIRKASAAAAHDHGPAPPLATLVQVHTDERVVLDDASPAGSRFDELLSDRSTGETKALDPRLLALLRQLTAKVPSVRIELVSGYRSAKLNERLRKKGRNVASSSQHSLGHAVDFRLFPEGADEPLEPAAVEKLVRELGWSGGVGIYPGKNDRFVHCDVGPNRRWLGK, encoded by the coding sequence GTGACCGCGAAACCGAACCCATCGACGCGCCTACGAGAAGCGGGCCGCCCCTTCAGCCACGTCGCAGAAGCGGCCGCGGCGAAGGCCCTCTTGGCGCTGGCGGTCGCCGCGCTCTCGACGTTCGTCGTCTCGCCCCTTGGTGCCGACGCCGCGATCCCACGCGGCGAAGGCCGCGCCATTCGCAAAGCGAGCGCTGCCGCCGCCCACGACCACGGCCCCGCGCCGCCTCTCGCGACGCTGGTGCAGGTGCACACCGACGAGCGTGTCGTGCTCGACGACGCGAGCCCGGCCGGAAGTCGCTTCGATGAACTTCTCTCGGATCGCTCGACGGGAGAGACGAAGGCTCTCGACCCAAGACTCCTCGCGCTCCTGCGGCAGCTCACCGCGAAGGTCCCCAGCGTGCGCATCGAGCTCGTGAGCGGCTACCGGAGCGCGAAGCTCAACGAGCGTCTCCGCAAGAAGGGCCGCAACGTCGCATCAAGCAGCCAACACAGCCTGGGGCACGCCGTCGACTTTCGTCTCTTCCCAGAGGGTGCCGACGAGCCGCTCGAACCGGCGGCCGTTGAGAAGCTCGTCCGCGAGCTCGGCTGGAGCGGCGGCGTCGGCATCTACCCCGGCAAGAACGACCGCTTCGTTCATTGCGACGTCGGTCCCAACCGCCGCTGGCTTGGAAAATAG